The following are encoded in a window of Gammaproteobacteria bacterium genomic DNA:
- a CDS encoding peroxidase-related enzyme (This protein belongs to a clade of uncharacterized proteins related to peroxidases such as the alkylhydroperoxidase AhpD.), translating into MAWIEEIEPQEATDELKEVYEQLTKQRGKVANIMKVHSLNPGAMQKHLDLYMHLMFGKSGLSRADREAIAVAVSAANDCAYCVTHHAEALARYEKDAKISDMLKGLRFLDLPDRTARILSYAVKLTYKPSNVGTTDIDELRDAGLSDRDILDVNLIAAYFNFVNRIALGLGVTFSSDEMTGYKT; encoded by the coding sequence ATGGCATGGATAGAAGAAATAGAACCGCAGGAAGCGACCGACGAACTGAAGGAAGTCTACGAGCAGCTGACAAAGCAGCGCGGCAAGGTCGCCAACATAATGAAGGTGCACAGCCTCAACCCGGGCGCGATGCAAAAGCATCTGGATTTATACATGCACCTGATGTTTGGCAAGTCCGGGCTGAGTCGGGCCGATCGTGAAGCCATAGCGGTAGCGGTTTCGGCGGCCAATGATTGTGCCTACTGTGTTACGCATCATGCCGAGGCGCTGGCCCGTTACGAAAAAGACGCGAAGATCAGCGACATGCTGAAAGGCCTGCGTTTCCTCGACCTGCCGGACAGGACCGCGCGTATCCTCAGCTATGCCGTCAAGCTGACCTACAAGCCCAGCAACGTCGGCACCACGGACATCGACGAGCTGCGTGATGCCGGGCTAAGCGATCGTGACATACTCGACGTAAACCTCATTGCCGCTTACTTCAATTTCGTCAACCGCATTGCGCTGGGGCTTGGCGTGACTTTCTCCTCTGATGAGATGACGGGCTACAAGACATGA
- a CDS encoding methionyl-tRNA formyltransferase, which translates to MSAATTTDNKTLRVVFAGTPDFAVPSLRALADAGSPACEIIAVYTQPDRPAGRGRRVRYSDIKQLALHLGLPLQQPESLRDDQAQETLRQLDPDLMIVAAYGLILPQAVLDIPRLGCVNVHASLLPRWRGAAPVQRAMLAGDPVTGVTLMQMDAGLDTGAMLAKSETLIGADETGGELTDRLATLGAELLLARLADIAAGALTAVPQDDSQATYAPKLKKSEARIDWQQAAAQIASQVRAFNPWPVAETRWRGRQLRLWTAQALDEAASGVPGTVSVTGPALKVATGAGTLQVTELQPAGKRVMPAAAFLNAHEMAGAVLGDGCDA; encoded by the coding sequence TTGAGCGCCGCCACGACCACTGACAACAAAACCCTCCGCGTAGTTTTTGCCGGCACCCCGGATTTCGCCGTGCCGTCGCTGCGTGCGCTGGCTGATGCCGGCAGCCCGGCGTGCGAGATTATCGCGGTGTATACCCAGCCGGATCGGCCGGCGGGTCGTGGACGGCGTGTCCGTTACAGCGACATCAAGCAGCTGGCGTTGCACCTCGGGCTGCCTTTGCAGCAGCCGGAATCGTTGCGTGATGACCAGGCACAGGAAACCCTGCGCCAGCTCGATCCGGACCTGATGATCGTCGCGGCCTATGGTCTGATCCTGCCGCAGGCCGTGCTCGACATTCCGCGCCTGGGTTGTGTCAATGTGCACGCGTCATTATTGCCACGCTGGCGCGGCGCCGCCCCGGTGCAGCGGGCCATGCTCGCCGGTGACCCGGTGACCGGTGTCACCCTGATGCAGATGGATGCGGGGCTCGATACCGGCGCCATGCTGGCAAAAAGCGAGACGCTCATCGGCGCTGACGAGACCGGCGGTGAGCTGACCGACCGGCTGGCCACGCTCGGTGCGGAACTGTTGCTTGCCCGGCTTGCAGACATTGCCGCCGGTGCGTTGACCGCGGTGCCACAGGACGACAGCCAGGCAACCTATGCACCGAAGCTGAAAAAAAGCGAAGCACGAATCGATTGGCAGCAAGCCGCAGCACAGATTGCATCTCAGGTTCGCGCGTTCAACCCATGGCCGGTTGCCGAGACGCGCTGGCGTGGCCGCCAGCTGCGCCTGTGGACTGCGCAGGCGCTCGATGAAGCTGCATCGGGTGTGCCCGGGACGGTCAGCGTGACCGGGCCGGCGCTGAAGGTTGCCACCGGCGCTGGCACGCTGCAGGTCACCGAGCTGCAGCCGGCGGGCAAACGAGTGATGCCGGCTGCGGCATTTCTCAACGCCCACGAAATGGCTGGCGCCGTGCTTGGCGATGGTTGTGATGCCTGA
- the def gene encoding peptide deformylase translates to MNKLTILEFPDSRLRTRAEPVSAVDDDLRALIDAMLVTMYEAPGIGLAATQVDVHKRLLVTDVSSDQSEPLCFINPEILERAGTVITEEGCLSVPDIFAKVERSEQIRVTALNRDGEQFEMDAEGILAVCIQHEMDHLEGKLFVDYLSELKRQRIRKQLEKSRRLRVDHPVPSNVPVI, encoded by the coding sequence ATGAACAAGCTCACAATATTGGAATTTCCTGATTCGAGGCTTCGGACCCGTGCCGAGCCGGTATCGGCCGTGGATGACGACCTGCGGGCCCTGATCGACGCCATGCTCGTGACCATGTACGAGGCCCCCGGAATCGGTCTTGCCGCCACCCAGGTCGATGTCCACAAGCGCCTCCTGGTCACCGATGTGTCGTCCGATCAGAGTGAGCCGCTGTGTTTTATTAATCCTGAAATCCTCGAGCGTGCAGGCACCGTTATCACCGAGGAGGGCTGTCTGTCCGTGCCCGATATATTCGCAAAGGTCGAGCGATCCGAGCAGATTCGCGTCACGGCACTCAACCGCGATGGCGAGCAGTTCGAGATGGACGCAGAAGGTATCCTGGCGGTGTGCATCCAGCATGAAATGGATCACCTCGAAGGCAAGCTGTTTGTCGATTACCTGTCAGAGCTGAAGCGTCAGCGCATCCGCAAACAATTGGAAAAATCGCGGCGGCTGCGTGTCGATCATCCGGTGCCGTCAAACGTACCGGTGATTTGA
- a CDS encoding VOC family protein, with the protein MAAAELTPVTPFHLAFPVTDLKQARDFYNGLLRCPIGRQSKRWIDFDFFGHQITAHLTESAGAVATNPVDGESVPVRHFGAILELPVWRELAQRLEQAGVNFLIRPQTRFAGQAGEQATMFIRDPSGNALEFKAFADPGRIFATEG; encoded by the coding sequence CTGGCTGCCGCAGAGTTAACGCCAGTGACGCCTTTCCATCTCGCATTCCCCGTCACCGACCTCAAGCAGGCGCGAGATTTTTATAACGGCCTGTTGCGCTGCCCGATCGGCCGGCAGTCGAAACGCTGGATTGACTTCGACTTCTTCGGTCACCAGATAACGGCGCACCTGACCGAGTCTGCCGGGGCAGTCGCAACCAACCCGGTCGATGGTGAATCTGTTCCGGTACGTCATTTTGGCGCCATTCTGGAACTGCCGGTGTGGCGCGAACTGGCCCAGCGACTGGAACAGGCCGGCGTGAATTTTCTGATCCGGCCGCAAACCCGTTTTGCAGGTCAGGCCGGCGAGCAGGCCACAATGTTTATACGCGACCCGAGTGGCAACGCGCTTGAATTCAAGGCTTTTGCTGATCCGGGCCGCATTTTTGCCACCGAGGGCTAA
- a CDS encoding threonylcarbamoyl-AMP synthase, which yields MPGSFLIRRAAAAVAAGGVIAYPTEGVYGLGCDPENEDAVARLLDIKQRPAEQGLILIAAHIDLLNNYFAPLPEPARQQLEDSWPGPQTWLVPAADSAPEWITGRHTTIAVRVTDHPVASALCASCGHALVSTSANITGHPPARSAHAVRRMMGEQLDYILSGPVGRLGGATPIRDLRSGQLIRA from the coding sequence ATGCCTGGCTCGTTCCTGATTCGACGCGCCGCTGCAGCCGTTGCGGCGGGTGGTGTTATTGCCTACCCGACCGAAGGTGTTTACGGGCTGGGCTGTGACCCGGAAAACGAAGACGCCGTTGCGCGACTGCTCGATATCAAACAGCGTCCGGCAGAACAGGGTTTGATACTCATCGCCGCACACATCGATCTGCTCAACAACTACTTCGCGCCTTTGCCTGAACCGGCGCGTCAGCAGCTGGAGGACAGCTGGCCCGGGCCACAGACGTGGCTGGTGCCGGCGGCTGACAGCGCGCCTGAGTGGATTACCGGCAGGCACACCACCATCGCGGTACGGGTCACTGACCACCCGGTGGCAAGCGCATTGTGCGCAAGCTGCGGCCACGCGCTGGTCTCAACCAGCGCCAATATCACCGGCCACCCGCCGGCACGCAGCGCCCATGCCGTTCGTCGGATGATGGGGGAGCAGCTGGACTATATACTCAGCGGCCCGGTTGGCCGGCTGGGCGGAGCGACGCCCATTCGCGACCTTCGCAGTGGACAATTGATCAGGGCATAG
- the hemF gene encoding oxygen-dependent coproporphyrinogen oxidase, with protein sequence MTAGEKQVAAVEQWLCSLHDDITATLEQLDGGAKFHRDSWQRPAGGGGDSRVLTDGALFEKAGINYSKVTGDSLPASATAHRQELAGRSFQAMGVSLVMHPRNPYVPTSHANVRFFVAEKENADPVWWFGGGFDLTPYYGFAEDARHWHETAHAACAPFGEQVYPQLKDWCDRYFYLRHRDEPRGIGGLFFDDWNEPDFETAFAFTRSVGEHYLPAYVPICERRRHHDYGERERQFQLYRRGRYVEFNLVYDRGTLFGLQSGGRTESILMSLPPLVRWEYDYHPEAGSAEAALYDEFLKPKDWLPQS encoded by the coding sequence ATGACGGCAGGTGAAAAACAGGTTGCGGCAGTGGAGCAATGGCTTTGTTCCCTGCACGACGACATTACCGCCACGCTGGAACAGCTGGACGGCGGCGCGAAATTCCACCGCGACAGCTGGCAACGGCCAGCCGGCGGCGGCGGTGACAGCCGGGTTCTGACTGACGGGGCGCTGTTCGAAAAGGCCGGCATCAATTACTCCAAGGTTACCGGCGATTCTCTGCCGGCTTCGGCTACAGCCCACCGTCAGGAGCTGGCCGGTCGCAGCTTCCAGGCCATGGGGGTTTCGCTGGTAATGCATCCGCGCAATCCGTATGTACCCACCTCACATGCCAACGTTCGTTTTTTTGTTGCGGAGAAAGAAAACGCCGATCCGGTCTGGTGGTTTGGCGGCGGCTTTGACCTGACGCCCTACTACGGCTTTGCTGAAGACGCCCGGCACTGGCACGAAACGGCACACGCAGCGTGTGCACCGTTTGGTGAACAGGTCTACCCGCAGCTCAAGGACTGGTGCGACAGGTACTTCTATCTGCGTCACCGGGATGAGCCACGCGGTATCGGCGGTCTTTTTTTCGATGACTGGAACGAGCCCGATTTTGAGACGGCGTTTGCCTTCACGCGCTCTGTCGGTGAGCACTACCTGCCTGCCTACGTTCCGATATGCGAACGCCGCCGCCACCACGACTATGGCGAGCGCGAGCGGCAGTTCCAGCTTTATCGTCGCGGCCGGTATGTGGAGTTCAACCTGGTTTACGATCGCGGCACGCTGTTTGGCCTGCAGTCCGGCGGGCGCACAGAGTCCATCCTGATGAGCCTGCCGCCGCTGGTACGCTGGGAATACGATTACCATCCCGAGGCAGGTAGCGCCGAAGCGGCGCTGTACGATGAGTTTCTCAAACCAAAGGACTGGCTGCCGCAGAGTTAA
- the dprA gene encoding DNA-protecting protein DprA, producing MTDLRSWLILLRAPGLNSTIVDQLLETYGDAATVIASGRSGLRQAGLQEKTISALLHPDNALVDADLAWLAKPGRELIPRGADNYPVLLAATPGAPLALFVDGDPLTLALPQLAIVGSRNPTATGRDNATAFARHLAGCGLAITSGLATGIDSCAHAGALDGTGRTIAVCGTGLDQVYPADRAGLADRIRQNGALVSEFPPGTPPRRAHFPQRNRIIAGMAMGTLVVEAAHRSGSLITAHRAIEFGREVFAIPGSIHNPLSRGCHRLIREGAKLVESSTDILDELAPVFQAAHEIEPAQSAVADHDRLDEDYAKLLDCIGYEPTQIDTMVQRSGLTANEVSSMLLILELRGYVSQVAGGGFSRTGKKRSTE from the coding sequence ATGACTGATTTACGCAGCTGGCTGATCCTGCTCCGGGCACCTGGCCTGAACAGCACTATTGTCGATCAGCTGCTCGAAACATACGGCGACGCCGCAACAGTCATTGCCTCTGGCCGCTCCGGCCTGCGGCAGGCCGGTCTGCAAGAAAAGACTATCAGCGCATTACTACACCCTGATAATGCGCTTGTTGACGCTGATCTTGCGTGGCTGGCAAAACCCGGCCGTGAACTGATCCCGCGTGGAGCCGACAACTATCCCGTTTTGCTCGCTGCTACACCCGGTGCTCCGCTAGCCCTGTTTGTCGATGGCGATCCGCTGACTTTGGCGCTGCCGCAGCTGGCAATAGTCGGCAGCCGTAACCCGACGGCGACCGGCCGCGACAACGCAACTGCATTCGCCCGTCACCTGGCCGGCTGCGGCCTGGCGATCACCAGCGGACTGGCGACCGGCATCGACTCCTGCGCCCACGCCGGCGCGCTGGACGGAACGGGCCGGACTATCGCCGTCTGCGGCACCGGGCTGGACCAGGTCTATCCGGCCGACCGTGCCGGCCTGGCCGATCGCATCCGCCAGAACGGTGCCCTGGTCAGCGAATTCCCACCCGGAACACCCCCGCGTCGTGCACATTTCCCGCAGCGCAACCGGATAATCGCGGGCATGGCGATGGGTACGCTGGTGGTCGAGGCAGCACACCGCAGTGGCTCGCTGATTACGGCACATCGCGCCATCGAATTTGGCCGCGAAGTGTTTGCCATCCCCGGGTCCATTCACAATCCGCTGTCACGCGGCTGCCACCGCCTTATTCGCGAAGGCGCCAAGCTGGTCGAATCGTCAACCGACATCCTCGACGAGCTCGCGCCAGTGTTTCAGGCTGCACACGAAATCGAGCCCGCTCAGAGCGCCGTTGCGGACCATGACAGGCTCGATGAGGATTACGCCAAGTTATTGGATTGTATCGGTTATGAGCCTACGCAAATCGACACAATGGTCCAACGCAGCGGATTGACGGCGAATGAGGTTTCATCCATGCTGCTGATCCTGGAGCTCCGCGGCTATGTAAGCCAGGTCGCCGGTGGCGGTTTCTCCAGGACAGGAAAAAAGAGATCTACTGAATGA
- a CDS encoding LysM peptidoglycan-binding domain-containing protein, with translation MAYPISARLAVLSLVALTGACSTIKSYMPQSGEAAEQTAASAPSVYSPAPAAPAPQSHPQLRPATDSNRGYGTEYDSNPVAVPIKPGAPDRYTVVRGDTLWDISGLFLEDPWLWPEIWYVNPQIDNPHLIYPGDVLSLVWVDGRPQIRIDRGGVSADVRLSPEVRYQSLEDAIPTIPYDAIAGFLSKPTVLDKKTVRRSPYIVDIRESHLIAGSGFHVYVRGTDAPAGTRFHVYNVGDELFDPDSGRLLGFEGLYVGEGRIEETGDPSTLFLTETRREALKGDILILEDPKLPLSFFPRAPEQPVEGRIISVVDGVSLIGTYQIVSINRGSNHGIATGHVLSVYETGEVIHDRFAQAGGFSSLFRRKKLQLPDKHAGEMMVFRVAEEISYGLIMHATSEINVLDTVRNPE, from the coding sequence ATGGCATACCCAATTTCCGCCCGACTGGCAGTTCTGAGCCTGGTCGCCCTTACCGGCGCCTGCTCCACGATCAAGTCCTACATGCCCCAATCGGGTGAGGCTGCAGAGCAGACTGCTGCCAGCGCGCCGTCGGTGTACAGCCCGGCTCCCGCTGCCCCGGCGCCGCAATCGCATCCGCAGCTGCGGCCTGCCACAGACAGCAATCGCGGCTATGGCACCGAATATGACAGCAACCCTGTTGCCGTGCCGATCAAGCCCGGCGCTCCGGATCGTTACACCGTCGTCAGGGGCGACACGCTGTGGGACATCTCCGGGTTGTTTCTCGAGGATCCCTGGTTGTGGCCGGAGATCTGGTATGTCAATCCGCAAATCGATAACCCGCACCTGATTTATCCCGGTGATGTGCTCAGCCTGGTCTGGGTCGATGGCCGACCGCAGATCCGCATCGACCGTGGCGGGGTCTCGGCCGATGTGCGCCTTTCGCCGGAAGTCCGCTACCAGTCACTGGAAGATGCGATACCGACCATTCCCTACGACGCGATTGCCGGCTTTTTGTCAAAGCCCACTGTCCTCGACAAGAAAACAGTGCGGCGTTCGCCCTACATCGTGGATATACGCGAAAGCCACCTGATTGCCGGCTCCGGTTTTCATGTCTACGTGCGTGGCACTGATGCGCCGGCCGGCACACGTTTTCATGTTTACAACGTCGGTGACGAGCTGTTCGACCCGGACAGCGGCAGGCTGCTCGGTTTCGAAGGGCTGTATGTCGGCGAAGGCCGTATCGAAGAAACCGGCGACCCGTCGACGCTGTTCCTGACCGAAACACGACGTGAAGCGCTGAAAGGCGACATCCTGATCCTGGAAGATCCAAAGCTGCCGCTGAGCTTTTTTCCGCGCGCTCCCGAGCAGCCGGTCGAGGGCCGCATCATCTCCGTAGTAGACGGCGTTTCCCTGATCGGCACCTACCAGATCGTGTCAATAAATCGCGGATCCAATCACGGTATAGCCACAGGCCACGTGCTGTCGGTGTACGAAACCGGCGAGGTCATACACGACCGTTTCGCACAAGCCGGTGGCTTCAGCAGCCTGTTCCGCCGCAAGAAATTGCAGCTGCCAGACAAGCATGCCGGCGAAATGATGGTATTTCGTGTGGCTGAGGAGATCAGCTACGGCCTGATAATGCACGCGACCAGCGAAATCAACGTGCTCGATACCGTGCGCAACCCGGAATAG
- a CDS encoding DUF494 domain-containing protein, whose protein sequence is MKESVLDVLMYLFEAFADADIEPESDRNVLRGELLQAGFDEPNVDRAFAWLDELNDTDSSDTPDADALRVFSGAETAQLGVDAVGYLMHLQHIGILRAAQLEIVMDRLMALGDTDIDMEQIKWIVLIVLYSQSDQHEEYARMENLVFEDGPAVLH, encoded by the coding sequence ATGAAAGAAAGCGTGCTCGACGTACTGATGTACCTGTTCGAAGCATTTGCCGACGCTGATATCGAGCCCGAGTCGGACCGCAACGTGTTGCGCGGGGAGTTATTGCAGGCCGGTTTTGACGAGCCCAACGTCGACCGCGCATTCGCATGGCTCGACGAACTGAACGACACCGACTCCTCCGATACGCCAGACGCCGATGCCCTGCGGGTATTTTCCGGCGCCGAGACCGCGCAGCTTGGCGTGGATGCGGTCGGCTACCTGATGCACCTGCAGCACATCGGCATCCTGCGGGCGGCTCAGCTGGAAATCGTCATGGACCGCCTGATGGCGCTGGGCGACACCGACATTGATATGGAACAAATCAAGTGGATTGTGCTCATAGTGCTTTACAGCCAGTCCGACCAGCATGAAGAATATGCGCGCATGGAGAACCTGGTATTCGAGGACGGCCCTGCCGTACTCCACTGA
- a CDS encoding class I SAM-dependent methyltransferase, with protein sequence MRNTTKGKLIALELVPEGDGHSALDVGCREGTQSRWLERHGYHVASIDIEKHYENALIADVNDGLPFADASYDLVWCSEVIEHLQSPEQFVAECERVLKPGGKLILTTPNSAFWLYPLARLFGKTPRDLQHDGHLHFFSLRDIRQLFPAAHIYGFFPYAIFRFRITRAIGLLSPTFVIEMERP encoded by the coding sequence TTGCGCAACACCACCAAGGGCAAGCTGATTGCGCTCGAGCTGGTGCCGGAAGGTGACGGCCACAGTGCGCTGGATGTTGGCTGTCGCGAAGGTACCCAGAGCCGCTGGCTTGAGCGGCACGGTTACCATGTCGCGTCGATCGATATCGAGAAGCACTATGAGAATGCCCTGATCGCCGATGTAAATGACGGCCTGCCGTTCGCAGACGCGTCGTATGATCTGGTCTGGTGCAGCGAAGTCATCGAGCACCTGCAATCACCGGAGCAGTTCGTTGCCGAATGTGAGCGGGTGCTGAAACCGGGCGGGAAGCTTATTCTGACAACGCCTAACAGCGCGTTCTGGTTGTATCCACTTGCCAGGCTGTTCGGCAAGACGCCGCGCGATCTGCAGCATGACGGACACCTGCATTTCTTTTCGCTGCGGGACATCAGGCAGCTGTTTCCCGCCGCGCATATCTACGGCTTTTTCCCTTACGCAATTTTCCGATTCAGGATAACCAGGGCCATCGGGTTGCTGTCTCCGACGTTCGTCATTGAAATGGAGCGGCCATAG
- a CDS encoding DNA topoisomerase I, whose amino-acid sequence MSKNLVIVESPAKAKTIEKYLGKEFQVLASYGHVRDLVPKEGAVDPENNFAMKYDVIDKNSKHVDAISRALKKADALYLATDPDREGEAISWHLTELLRERKALNGKPVYRVVFYEITKNAVREAIANPKDLSDHLVNAQQARRALDYLVGFNLSPLLWKKIRRGLSAGRVQSPALRLIVERELEIEAFNPREYWTVDAQVEKDKTEFTARLAEFDGEKIEQFTIGDEDHANRVEKTLKDAAKGKLLVAKITKKQRRRNPTAPFTTSTLQQEASRKLGFGAQRTMRTAQKLYEGLDTGSGPVGLITYMRTDSVSLAADAIEEIRAVIVDRYGKDKLPDEPRAYKTKAKNAQEAHEAIRPTSVERTPDSLKGSLDSDQLKLYGLIWKRTMACQMTSAIFDTVAADLVAGEDGPKRHRFRANGSVLVEPGFMSVYQEGQDDKKTDDKDRILPPMEEGDRVNLKEVLPDQHFTEPPPRYTEASLVKALEEFGIGRPSTYASIISTLVNREYVELDRKRFTPTDIGRVVNNFLTNFFTQYVDYDFTANMEDELDAVSRGEEDWQPLLERFWGPFAKLVAHTEENVSRDEAVNARELGTDPKSGKPMSVRMGRYGPFVQIGTRDDEDKPKFAGLRPGQRMDSITFEEAIDLFKLPRKLGETADGDPVSASIGRFGPYVRYGNKFVSIRGEDDPYTIQLKRALELIEEKKIEDANRLIKDFPDEGIQILRGRYGPYVTNKEKNARVPKDREPESLTLAECQELLEKAPVRGRRKKKKKKTGKAESTTELKQAAKKVPRKKAAAKKKKKKKKKKAAKKKTAKKKTAKKKTTRKKTAKKTGSTAASDKG is encoded by the coding sequence ATGAGTAAAAACCTCGTCATCGTGGAATCGCCGGCCAAGGCGAAAACCATCGAGAAGTATCTTGGCAAGGAATTCCAGGTACTGGCCTCGTATGGTCACGTGCGTGACCTCGTGCCAAAGGAAGGTGCTGTCGATCCGGAAAACAACTTCGCGATGAAGTACGACGTGATCGACAAAAACAGCAAGCACGTTGATGCCATTTCCCGAGCGCTGAAAAAAGCCGATGCGCTGTACCTGGCCACTGACCCCGACCGTGAAGGCGAGGCTATTTCGTGGCACCTGACCGAGCTGTTGCGCGAACGCAAAGCGCTTAACGGCAAACCGGTCTACCGCGTCGTGTTTTACGAGATCACAAAAAACGCGGTGCGCGAGGCGATAGCGAATCCCAAGGATTTGTCCGACCACCTGGTCAATGCACAGCAGGCACGCCGTGCGCTGGATTACCTGGTCGGCTTTAACCTGTCGCCGCTGCTGTGGAAGAAGATCCGCCGCGGATTGTCGGCCGGCCGGGTGCAGAGCCCGGCTTTACGCCTTATTGTCGAGCGCGAACTCGAAATCGAAGCGTTCAATCCACGCGAATACTGGACCGTCGACGCCCAGGTTGAAAAAGACAAGACCGAATTCACCGCCCGGCTGGCAGAATTTGACGGCGAGAAGATCGAGCAGTTCACCATTGGCGATGAAGACCATGCCAACCGCGTCGAAAAGACGCTCAAAGATGCGGCCAAAGGCAAGTTGCTCGTTGCCAAAATCACCAAGAAACAACGCCGGCGTAACCCGACGGCACCATTCACTACATCGACGCTGCAGCAGGAAGCTTCACGCAAGCTTGGCTTTGGCGCTCAGCGCACGATGCGTACAGCACAAAAACTGTACGAAGGCCTGGATACCGGGTCCGGGCCAGTTGGTCTCATTACTTATATGCGAACCGACTCAGTCTCGCTGGCGGCCGATGCCATCGAGGAAATTCGCGCTGTCATTGTCGACCGCTACGGCAAGGACAAGCTCCCCGATGAGCCCCGTGCCTACAAGACAAAGGCCAAAAACGCACAGGAGGCGCATGAAGCCATCCGCCCAACCTCCGTGGAGCGAACGCCGGATTCTCTAAAAGGGTCACTCGACAGCGATCAGCTAAAGCTTTATGGACTGATCTGGAAACGCACCATGGCGTGCCAGATGACCAGTGCGATATTCGATACCGTCGCCGCTGATCTGGTCGCGGGCGAGGATGGCCCGAAACGTCACCGCTTCCGCGCCAATGGCTCGGTGCTGGTTGAGCCCGGCTTCATGAGCGTCTACCAGGAAGGCCAGGACGACAAGAAAACCGACGACAAGGACCGCATCCTGCCGCCAATGGAAGAAGGCGATCGTGTCAATCTGAAGGAAGTTCTGCCGGACCAGCACTTCACCGAGCCGCCGCCGCGCTACACCGAAGCCAGTCTGGTCAAGGCGCTGGAAGAATTTGGCATCGGCCGGCCGTCCACCTACGCCAGCATTATCTCGACGCTGGTCAATCGCGAGTATGTCGAGCTGGACCGCAAGCGGTTCACGCCAACCGACATCGGCCGCGTGGTGAACAACTTCCTGACCAACTTCTTTACCCAGTACGTCGACTACGACTTCACCGCCAACATGGAAGACGAGCTGGACGCCGTATCACGTGGCGAGGAAGACTGGCAGCCTCTGCTGGAAAGATTCTGGGGCCCGTTCGCCAAACTGGTCGCCCACACCGAAGAAAACGTCTCGCGCGACGAAGCCGTAAATGCACGCGAGCTTGGCACTGACCCGAAATCCGGTAAACCAATGTCGGTGCGCATGGGCCGCTACGGGCCATTTGTGCAGATCGGCACCCGTGACGATGAGGACAAGCCGAAGTTTGCCGGGCTGCGTCCCGGCCAGCGCATGGATTCGATTACTTTTGAAGAAGCCATAGACCTGTTCAAGCTGCCACGCAAGCTGGGCGAAACTGCCGACGGTGATCCGGTCTCGGCTTCGATTGGCCGCTTCGGGCCGTATGTTCGCTATGGCAACAAGTTTGTGTCGATACGCGGCGAAGACGACCCTTACACAATCCAGCTCAAGCGCGCCCTCGAGCTTATCGAAGAGAAAAAGATTGAGGACGCCAACCGGCTGATAAAGGATTTTCCCGACGAGGGCATCCAGATACTGCGTGGCCGTTACGGCCCCTACGTAACCAACAAGGAAAAGAACGCCCGCGTACCTAAAGATCGTGAGCCGGAGAGCCTGACGCTGGCAGAGTGCCAGGAGCTGCTGGAGAAAGCACCGGTACGCGGCCGCCGGAAGAAAAAGAAAAAGAAAACCGGCAAGGCCGAGAGCACGACCGAACTGAAACAGGCAGCGAAGAAGGTGCCACGGAAGAAAGCTGCCGCGAAAAAGAAGAAAAAGAAAAAGAAGAAAAAGGCCGCGAAGAAAAAAACGGCTAAAAAGAAAACAGCCAAAAAGAAGACGACGCGCAAAAAGACCGCGAAGAAGACCGGCAGCACTGCCGCTTCTGACAAGGGCTGA